A window of Prolixibacter sp. SD074 contains these coding sequences:
- a CDS encoding cytochrome d ubiquinol oxidase subunit II encodes MSYLTLQHYWWAIISLLAALLVFLMFVQGGQTLIYRLGKTSNERTMIVNALGRKWEFTFTTLVTFGGALFASFPLFYSTSFGGAYWAWMALLFAFIIQAVSYEFRSRPSNFLGKRTFDVFLFVNGLLGTVLLGVVVGTFFNGANFSVSNMNLSQWENPAHGLEAVLTFSNVALGLAIFFLARVLSLLYFMNSIDHETIFRNAKKQLLYNTIPFLVFFLYFVVRLLLIKGFAYDPKTFEVSMEPYKYLHNFLQMPVVLIIFLVGVVGVLWGIISSLLKDKTNGIWYAGIGTVLTIFALMLVAGYNNTCCYPSNFDLQSSLTIVNSSSSKYTLTVMSYVSLMLPFVLAYIWYAWKAINREKITESEITGEGEGHVY; translated from the coding sequence ATGAGTTATTTAACCCTCCAGCACTATTGGTGGGCCATCATATCACTTTTAGCTGCGTTACTTGTTTTCCTGATGTTTGTTCAGGGAGGCCAGACGCTGATTTACCGGCTGGGAAAAACCAGCAACGAGCGTACCATGATTGTCAACGCGCTTGGTCGCAAGTGGGAGTTTACGTTTACCACGCTGGTAACTTTTGGCGGGGCACTTTTCGCTTCGTTCCCGCTTTTCTATTCTACCAGCTTTGGCGGAGCCTACTGGGCCTGGATGGCCTTGTTATTTGCCTTTATCATTCAGGCTGTTTCGTATGAATTTCGGAGCCGGCCAAGTAATTTCCTGGGCAAGCGCACTTTCGACGTGTTCCTGTTTGTTAACGGATTGCTGGGAACCGTGCTCCTTGGCGTGGTAGTTGGAACATTCTTCAACGGAGCCAACTTCTCGGTTAGCAACATGAACCTATCGCAATGGGAAAATCCGGCACACGGCCTGGAAGCTGTTTTGACATTCAGCAACGTGGCATTGGGACTTGCAATATTTTTCCTGGCAAGAGTTCTGTCCCTTCTGTATTTCATGAACAGCATCGACCACGAAACTATTTTTCGGAATGCCAAGAAACAGTTGCTGTATAATACCATTCCATTTTTGGTATTCTTCCTCTACTTCGTGGTTCGTTTGCTTCTCATTAAAGGTTTTGCTTACGACCCCAAAACGTTTGAGGTATCGATGGAGCCATACAAGTACCTGCACAACTTTCTGCAGATGCCGGTAGTACTGATTATCTTCCTTGTTGGTGTAGTCGGGGTGCTTTGGGGCATCATCAGTTCGCTGTTGAAAGACAAAACCAATGGAATCTGGTACGCCGGGATCGGAACAGTGCTCACCATATTTGCCCTGATGTTGGTTGCCGGTTACAATAACACCTGCTGCTATCCGTCGAATTTCGATTTGCAATCGTCGTTGACCATTGTAAATAGTTCATCATCGAAATATACCCTGACAGTGATGAGTTACGTTTCGTTGATGCTTCCTTTTGTACTGGCATATATTTGGTATGCCTGGAAAGCCATTAACCGCGAGAAAATCACCGAATCGGAAATTACCGGCGAGGGCGAAGGTCATGTTTATTAA
- a CDS encoding phosphatidylcholine/phosphatidylserine synthase: MRKHIPNFVTSLNIVSGSLSVMFALEGHINLAVLTMFLAAVFDFFDGMSARLLKTYSPIGKELDSLADMISFGLAPGMMVLTLQKYALFGNVSSLVGTSGGWLTWVFLLSAFFIPVMSGLRLAKFNIDDRQTTSFIGLPTPANAIFFASLALIAENGNRPVLDGILLSPYSLFFFTIVMSLLLVSEIPMFSLKIKNLKWSGNQVRYLFLLMVLVLTYFFSFYGITLSILLYILISFTLSLKKSV; this comes from the coding sequence ATGCGAAAACACATTCCGAATTTTGTTACTTCGCTTAATATTGTCAGTGGTAGTCTTTCTGTTATGTTTGCCCTCGAAGGGCACATTAACCTGGCCGTGCTGACGATGTTTCTGGCCGCCGTATTTGACTTTTTCGACGGAATGAGCGCCCGCTTACTGAAAACATATTCTCCTATCGGGAAAGAGCTGGACTCACTGGCTGATATGATATCATTCGGACTGGCTCCCGGAATGATGGTGCTAACGTTACAGAAATACGCGCTATTTGGTAATGTATCTTCATTAGTGGGGACATCGGGTGGATGGCTGACCTGGGTATTCTTACTCAGCGCATTCTTTATACCGGTAATGTCAGGGTTGCGGCTGGCGAAATTCAATATCGATGACCGTCAAACAACCTCATTTATCGGGTTGCCAACACCTGCCAATGCTATCTTTTTTGCTTCGCTGGCGCTGATTGCCGAAAACGGAAACAGGCCTGTATTAGACGGGATACTGCTCTCGCCTTACAGTTTGTTTTTTTTCACGATAGTGATGTCGCTGTTGCTCGTTTCCGAAATACCCATGTTTTCACTGAAGATTAAGAACCTGAAATGGAGTGGTAACCAGGTACGCTACCTGTTCCTGCTAATGGTTCTTGTGCTTACCTATTTCTTCAGCTTCTATGGCATCACGCTTTCCATTTTATTGTATATCCTTATCTCTTTCACCCTTAGCCTGAAGAAGTCTGTTTGA